From the genome of Candidatus Rokuibacteriota bacterium, one region includes:
- a CDS encoding nuclear transport factor 2 family protein: MTDERSLSTLQDRAAVIDVVLGFARALDVKDWAACRRCFADEIETDYSDLRGEPPSTVKADDFVALRRAALERLKTLHLSANHLVTVDGDRATCVSAAVIHRFRPEDGERFDTYCAYTHALVRTPAGWKISAVKQTVYWNTGNPDIHAGARR; encoded by the coding sequence GAACGCTCACTCAGTACCCTTCAGGATCGCGCCGCGGTGATCGATGTCGTGCTTGGCTTCGCCCGAGCCCTCGACGTCAAGGACTGGGCGGCGTGCCGGCGCTGCTTCGCGGACGAGATCGAGACCGACTACTCGGATCTGCGCGGCGAACCGCCGTCGACCGTCAAGGCCGATGACTTCGTCGCCCTGAGACGGGCGGCGCTCGAGAGGCTCAAGACGCTGCACCTGAGCGCCAACCACCTCGTCACCGTGGACGGCGACCGCGCCACGTGCGTGTCCGCCGCGGTGATACACCGCTTCCGGCCCGAGGACGGCGAGCGCTTCGACACCTACTGCGCCTACACCCACGCCCTCGTGCGCACGCCCGCCGGGTGGAAGATCAGCGCGGTCAAGCAGACCGTCTACTGGAACACGGGCAACCCCGACATCCACGCCGGCGCGCGGCGATAG